A single region of the Halorubrum depositum genome encodes:
- a CDS encoding MogA/MoaB family molybdenum cofactor biosynthesis protein, with translation MSDAHDHGEDGADHGQDGDSGEDGGHGHEHHHDDGGHDHHGDHGDHGGHDGHDHHHHDAESVAIAVVTVSSSRSLDEDPSGDHVAAAFEDAGHEVAVRELVPDEYDSVQGTVDRLARRKDTDVVVTTGGTGVTPDDVTPEAVDGLFAKRLPGFGELFRRRSEAEIGTRTIGSRATAGVVSATPVFCLPGSENAVRLGVDEIILPEVGHLVGLAGRGADETEEEETAEGKEAEDGGESADGDETDDTPR, from the coding sequence ATGAGCGACGCGCACGACCACGGCGAGGACGGAGCGGACCACGGACAGGACGGCGACAGCGGGGAGGACGGCGGCCACGGCCACGAGCACCATCACGACGACGGTGGCCACGACCACCACGGCGACCACGGCGACCACGGCGGCCACGACGGCCACGACCATCACCACCACGACGCCGAGTCGGTCGCGATCGCGGTCGTGACGGTGTCGTCCTCGCGGTCGCTCGACGAGGACCCCTCCGGCGACCACGTCGCCGCCGCGTTCGAGGACGCCGGCCACGAGGTGGCCGTCCGCGAGCTGGTCCCCGACGAGTACGACAGCGTGCAGGGGACCGTCGACCGGCTGGCGCGCCGCAAGGACACCGACGTCGTCGTGACCACCGGCGGCACCGGCGTGACGCCGGACGACGTGACGCCGGAGGCGGTCGACGGCCTCTTCGCGAAGCGGCTCCCCGGCTTCGGCGAGCTGTTCCGCCGGCGCTCGGAGGCCGAGATCGGGACCCGGACCATCGGATCGCGCGCGACCGCCGGGGTCGTCTCCGCCACGCCCGTCTTCTGTCTCCCCGGCTCCGAGAACGCGGTCCGGCTCGGCGTCGACGAGATCATCCTCCCGGAGGTCGGCCACCTCGTCGGGCTCGCCGGGCGCGGCGCGGACGAGACCGAGGAAGAGGAGACCGCGGAAGGAAAGGAAGCGGAGGACGGCGGCGAGTCGGCTGACGGCGACGAGACGGACGACACCCCTCGCTAG
- the trpG gene encoding anthranilate synthase component II — translation MRVVVVDNFDSFTYNLVEYVSDQTLGGEGGASGATEPIDVEVFKNTASLAAVRDADPDAVIISPGPGHPKNERDVGVTTDVLRELSPEVPTLGVCLGLEAAVYEYGGTVGHAPEPIHGKAFPVEHDGEGVFAGLDQGFRAGRYHSLAATEVPDVFAVTATTDHDGDEIVMGIRHREHPIEAVQFHPESVLTAAGHDLIRNFLESV, via the coding sequence ATGAGGGTCGTCGTCGTCGACAACTTCGACTCGTTCACGTACAACCTCGTCGAGTACGTCTCCGACCAGACGCTCGGCGGCGAGGGCGGCGCGAGCGGAGCGACGGAGCCGATAGACGTCGAGGTGTTCAAGAACACGGCGTCGCTGGCGGCGGTCCGGGACGCCGACCCGGACGCGGTGATCATCAGCCCCGGCCCCGGTCACCCGAAGAACGAGCGCGACGTGGGCGTGACGACCGACGTGCTCCGGGAGCTCTCGCCCGAGGTCCCGACGCTCGGCGTCTGTCTCGGCCTGGAGGCCGCCGTGTACGAGTACGGCGGGACCGTCGGCCACGCGCCGGAGCCGATCCACGGCAAGGCGTTCCCGGTCGAGCACGACGGCGAGGGCGTGTTCGCCGGGCTCGACCAGGGGTTCCGCGCCGGCCGGTACCACTCGCTCGCCGCCACCGAGGTCCCCGACGTCTTCGCCGTGACGGCGACGACGGACCACGACGGCGACGAGATCGTGATGGGGATCCGCCACCGCGAGCACCCGATCGAGGCGGTGCAGTTCCACCCGGAGAGCGTGTTGACCGCGGCGGGCCACGACCTGATCCGGAACTTCCTCGAATCGGTCTAG
- the trpE gene encoding anthranilate synthase component I: MSDEGTPLDRSKAAFVELAADAEKPVVVRASATLDADVTPLAAYATLVGEGPYGFLLESGEKVASSDPDGAFTSGGKADRHARYSFVGYDPEAIVSVHPDRTDVTRLGPAAEFVGDGSEREIGPDAGDAVDRIRAAFPDVSLRGFPDTDRQILSGGFVGFLAYEAVYDLWLEEVGVERPATEFPDAEFALTTRTVVFDEKEDSAELVFTPVIGVDDDPAAVYDDLVAEAERVSAELREAAPPETDGIRVKSESAGPREEYEEAVRTAKRHVLDGDIYQGVISRSRELRGEVDSLGLYAALREVNPSPYMYVLRHDDRSIVGASPETLVSVQGDRIVSNPIAGTCPRGTSPVEDRRLAGEMLADAKERAEHTMLVDLARNDVRRVSEAGSVRVEEFMNVLKYSHVQHIESTVTGTLAGDADAFDATRATFPAGTLTGAPKVRAMEIIEDLETTPREAYGGGVGYYAWTGDADFAIVIRTATLDESPSDASDPDETAVTVRAGAGLVADSDPAAEYEETEQKMDGVLAAIDRIRDEESPSDDPLPAGTEVDE, from the coding sequence ATGAGCGACGAGGGAACCCCGCTCGACCGCTCGAAGGCCGCGTTCGTCGAGCTCGCGGCCGACGCGGAGAAGCCGGTCGTCGTCCGGGCGTCCGCGACGCTCGACGCTGACGTGACCCCGCTCGCGGCGTACGCGACGCTCGTCGGCGAGGGGCCGTACGGCTTCCTCCTGGAGTCCGGCGAGAAGGTCGCCTCCAGCGATCCGGACGGCGCGTTCACGTCGGGCGGCAAGGCGGACCGGCACGCCCGCTACTCGTTCGTCGGCTACGACCCCGAGGCGATCGTCTCGGTCCACCCCGACCGTACCGACGTGACCCGGCTCGGGCCCGCGGCGGAGTTCGTCGGAGACGGATCTGAGAGAGAGATCGGCCCCGACGCGGGCGACGCGGTCGACCGGATCCGGGCGGCGTTCCCCGACGTGAGCCTGCGCGGGTTCCCCGACACCGACCGGCAGATCCTCTCGGGCGGGTTCGTCGGTTTCCTCGCGTACGAGGCGGTCTACGACCTCTGGTTAGAGGAGGTCGGCGTCGAGCGCCCCGCGACCGAGTTCCCCGACGCCGAGTTCGCGCTGACGACCCGCACGGTCGTCTTCGACGAGAAGGAGGACAGCGCCGAGCTCGTCTTCACCCCGGTGATCGGCGTCGACGACGACCCCGCGGCCGTCTACGACGACCTCGTCGCCGAGGCGGAGCGGGTGAGCGCCGAACTGCGCGAGGCCGCGCCGCCGGAGACCGACGGGATTCGGGTCAAGTCGGAGTCGGCCGGGCCGCGAGAGGAGTACGAGGAGGCGGTCCGGACCGCCAAGCGCCACGTCCTCGACGGCGACATCTACCAAGGCGTGATCTCGCGGAGCCGGGAGCTCCGCGGCGAGGTCGACTCGCTCGGGCTGTACGCGGCGCTCCGCGAGGTGAACCCCTCGCCGTACATGTACGTGCTGCGCCACGACGACCGGAGCATCGTCGGCGCGAGCCCGGAAACGCTCGTGTCGGTGCAGGGCGACCGGATCGTCTCGAACCCCATCGCGGGCACCTGTCCACGGGGGACGAGCCCGGTCGAGGACCGCCGGCTCGCCGGCGAGATGCTCGCCGACGCGAAGGAGCGCGCCGAACACACGATGCTCGTCGACCTCGCGCGCAACGACGTCCGGCGCGTCTCGGAAGCGGGGTCGGTCCGCGTCGAGGAGTTCATGAACGTGTTGAAGTACAGCCACGTCCAGCACATCGAGTCGACCGTGACGGGGACGCTGGCGGGCGACGCCGACGCGTTCGACGCGACGCGCGCGACGTTCCCCGCGGGCACGCTCACGGGCGCGCCGAAGGTGCGCGCGATGGAGATCATCGAGGACCTGGAGACGACCCCCCGAGAGGCGTACGGCGGCGGCGTCGGCTACTACGCGTGGACCGGCGACGCCGACTTCGCCATCGTCATCCGGACCGCGACGCTCGACGAGTCGCCGTCGGACGCGAGCGACCCGGACGAGACCGCGGTGACCGTCCGGGCCGGCGCCGGCCTCGTCGCCGACTCCGACCCCGCCGCCGAGTACGAGGAGACCGAACAGAAGATGGACGGGGTCCTGGCCGCGATCGACCGGATCCGGGACGAGGAGTCGCCCTCGGACGACCCCCTCCCCGCCGGCACGGAGGTCGACGAATGA
- a CDS encoding phosphoribosylanthranilate isomerase has protein sequence MARVKICGLTDGADLRAAIDAGADAVGVISEVPVDSAREVDPATAAELLADVPPFVTATLVTMPDSAERAVELVRTIGPDALQLHGEWTADEIRFVRAETERKVLLAVDAHDPARAEEFDAVADALVIDSTDDSGAGGTGETHDWAKTGELADRLTSPVVLAGGLTADNVAEAVRVADPYAVDVASGVELSDGRKDHNAVARFVANAGREMELA, from the coding sequence ATGGCCCGGGTGAAGATCTGCGGGCTCACGGACGGCGCGGACCTCCGGGCCGCGATCGACGCCGGCGCCGACGCGGTCGGCGTGATATCTGAGGTGCCGGTCGACTCCGCGCGCGAGGTCGACCCCGCGACGGCGGCGGAACTGCTCGCGGACGTCCCGCCGTTCGTCACCGCGACGCTCGTCACGATGCCCGACTCGGCCGAGCGCGCGGTCGAGCTGGTCCGGACGATCGGCCCCGACGCGCTCCAGCTCCACGGGGAGTGGACCGCCGACGAGATCCGGTTCGTCCGGGCCGAGACCGAGCGGAAGGTGCTGCTCGCGGTCGACGCCCACGACCCGGCCCGCGCGGAGGAGTTCGACGCGGTCGCCGACGCGCTCGTGATCGACTCGACCGACGACTCGGGCGCCGGCGGCACCGGCGAGACCCACGACTGGGCGAAGACGGGGGAGCTGGCGGACCGGCTCACGTCGCCGGTCGTCCTCGCGGGCGGGCTCACGGCCGACAACGTCGCCGAGGCGGTCCGCGTCGCCGACCCGTACGCCGTCGACGTCGCCTCCGGCGTCGAACTGTCGGACGGGCGGAAGGACCACAACGCGGTGGCCCGCTTCGTCGCCAACGCGGGCCGGGAGATGGAGCTCGCATGA
- the trpD gene encoding anthranilate phosphoribosyltransferase, protein MDINDTVERVTDGADLTVEESREAARLVFEEATEAQIGALLAALRAKGETEAEIAGFAQGMRDAARTIEPDREPLVDTCGTGGDDYDTINVSTTAAIVAAGAGVPIAKHGNYSVSSSSGSADVLEVAGADVEAEPPAVEDAIEADGIGFMLAPVFHPAMKAVIGPRKELGMRTIFNVLGPLTNPAGADAQVLGVYDPELVGTIARSLAHMPVEHALVVHGAGMDEIGIHDETVAAEVVGDEVTEFTITPEDLGLDRAPIEDVSGGTPEENAADLRGIVDGSVTGPKRDLILANAGAAIYVAGEADTLAAGVERAAEAIDSGAAAEKFAALCGDDEGSAERAAPSRTADPEDDD, encoded by the coding sequence ATGGATATCAACGACACGGTCGAACGCGTGACGGACGGGGCGGATCTGACTGTCGAGGAGTCGCGCGAGGCCGCGCGGCTGGTCTTCGAGGAGGCCACGGAGGCGCAGATCGGCGCCCTCCTCGCCGCCCTCCGGGCGAAGGGCGAGACCGAGGCCGAGATCGCCGGCTTCGCGCAGGGGATGCGCGACGCCGCCCGGACGATCGAGCCGGACCGCGAGCCGCTCGTCGACACCTGCGGGACGGGCGGCGACGACTACGACACGATCAACGTCTCGACGACCGCCGCCATCGTCGCCGCGGGCGCGGGCGTCCCGATCGCCAAGCACGGCAACTACTCCGTCTCCTCCTCGTCCGGGAGCGCCGACGTGCTGGAGGTCGCTGGCGCCGACGTCGAGGCCGAGCCCCCGGCGGTCGAGGACGCCATCGAGGCCGACGGGATCGGGTTCATGCTCGCGCCCGTCTTCCACCCGGCGATGAAGGCCGTCATCGGCCCGCGCAAGGAGCTCGGGATGCGGACGATCTTCAACGTGCTCGGCCCGCTCACCAACCCCGCCGGCGCCGACGCGCAGGTGCTCGGCGTCTACGACCCGGAGCTCGTGGGCACGATCGCCCGGTCGCTCGCGCACATGCCCGTCGAGCACGCGCTGGTGGTCCACGGCGCGGGGATGGACGAGATCGGGATCCACGACGAGACGGTCGCCGCGGAGGTCGTCGGCGACGAGGTGACCGAGTTCACCATTACGCCGGAGGACCTCGGACTCGACCGCGCGCCGATCGAAGACGTCTCGGGCGGGACGCCCGAGGAGAACGCGGCCGACCTGCGGGGGATCGTCGACGGCTCCGTCACGGGGCCGAAGCGCGACCTGATCTTAGCGAACGCCGGCGCGGCGATCTACGTCGCCGGCGAGGCCGACACGCTCGCGGCGGGCGTCGAGCGCGCCGCCGAGGCGATCGACTCCGGCGCCGCCGCCGAGAAGTTCGCGGCGCTGTGCGGGGACGACGAGGGCTCGGCGGAGAGGGCCGCCCCGTCGCGGACCGCGGACCCGGAGGACGACGACTGA
- a CDS encoding DUF2309 domain-containing protein — MSTESTIHDAIDDAATTVGSVWPIHSFVTANPLSGFEGMPFGEAVTQAADLFGGRGYPSREIFRAALDDGRIDRELLESELADRGYDADPETLLERLDTSVQSPAPDDDAERVDHVLTKWLSAFLDEGGAAWPMPNRGDGFYAAFREMAAHDADVPEEGLLAALPETPTEAIEAVLEPYPESQRVPVFEEQLAALPGWTGFIKQRADDEGAWQSAYPVTLADYLAVRLALLDGFGVDVEPSTGPESAGTDPADELAEAFLSAWEASYRAEVVDRVAAESKSLAEGESAAGGDSSGERDPSDRPDAQLVFCIDTRSEVIRRHVEDEGEYETHGYAGFFGVPMEYQGYDAEVSTDACPPILDAQHRISEVPTDVETQARRDRRSSVREVAGEVAKKLKTNPASAFGFVESAGSGYGLALAARTLVPSRVRDLLGAAADAVPDDREFCEQTVHHQHAYAGDLPIGLTHEEKVEYAATAFELMGWEEFGRLVVFTGHASETTNNPYGSSLDCGACAGNPGGPNARVLAAICADPDVQAELRERGFEVPDDTVFLAGEHNTTTDEVEIYGDVPESHAEDLAELRADLDAARESATAERAESMGADPAAGVDETERRAGDWAETRPEWGLAGNAGFVVGPRELTSDLDLDGRAFLHSYDWSTDPDGDALEAILAGPMVVTQWINAQYYFSTVDNAVYGSGSKATQNPVGNVGVYQGNGGDLMTGLPRQSLMAAADEPYHQPLRLSTVVHAPVDRVTEVLADHGEVTELLDNGWLSLTVVDPTKEHRAFEYDRDLSWVSTSEPTASESGTPVEPETPTATEPETPADPEERVAPTVADD; from the coding sequence ATGAGTACCGAATCCACTATCCACGACGCCATCGACGACGCGGCGACGACGGTCGGGTCCGTCTGGCCGATCCACTCGTTCGTGACGGCCAACCCCCTCTCGGGGTTCGAAGGAATGCCGTTCGGCGAGGCGGTGACGCAGGCCGCCGACCTGTTCGGCGGACGCGGCTACCCGAGCCGGGAGATCTTCCGGGCGGCGCTCGACGACGGCCGGATCGACCGCGAGCTGCTCGAGTCGGAGCTCGCCGACCGCGGCTACGACGCCGACCCGGAGACGCTGCTCGAACGCCTGGACACGTCGGTCCAGTCGCCGGCGCCGGACGACGATGCCGAGCGGGTCGACCACGTGCTGACGAAGTGGCTGTCGGCGTTCCTCGACGAGGGCGGCGCCGCGTGGCCGATGCCGAACCGCGGCGACGGCTTCTACGCCGCCTTCCGCGAGATGGCCGCGCACGACGCCGACGTCCCGGAGGAGGGCCTCCTCGCGGCGCTCCCGGAGACTCCGACCGAAGCCATCGAGGCCGTTCTGGAACCGTACCCGGAGAGCCAGCGGGTCCCCGTCTTTGAGGAGCAGCTGGCCGCGCTCCCGGGGTGGACCGGGTTCATCAAGCAGCGCGCGGACGACGAGGGGGCGTGGCAGTCGGCGTACCCGGTCACGCTCGCGGACTACCTCGCGGTCCGCCTCGCGCTGCTCGACGGGTTCGGCGTCGACGTCGAGCCGTCCACCGGCCCCGAGAGCGCCGGCACCGACCCGGCCGACGAACTCGCCGAGGCGTTCCTGAGCGCCTGGGAGGCGAGCTACCGCGCCGAGGTCGTCGACCGCGTCGCCGCCGAGAGCAAGTCACTGGCCGAGGGCGAGTCGGCGGCCGGGGGCGACTCGTCGGGCGAGAGAGACCCGTCGGACCGCCCCGACGCGCAGTTGGTGTTCTGTATCGACACCCGCTCGGAGGTGATCCGGCGTCACGTCGAGGACGAGGGCGAGTACGAGACCCACGGGTACGCCGGCTTCTTCGGCGTTCCGATGGAGTATCAGGGGTACGACGCCGAGGTCTCGACCGACGCCTGCCCGCCCATCCTCGACGCGCAGCACCGCATCAGCGAGGTCCCGACGGACGTGGAGACGCAGGCGCGCCGCGACCGGCGGTCGAGCGTCCGCGAGGTCGCGGGCGAGGTCGCGAAGAAGCTGAAGACGAACCCCGCCAGCGCCTTCGGCTTCGTCGAGAGCGCCGGAAGCGGGTACGGGCTGGCGCTCGCGGCCCGCACGCTGGTGCCGAGCCGCGTCCGCGACCTGCTGGGGGCCGCCGCCGACGCGGTGCCCGACGACCGCGAGTTCTGCGAGCAGACCGTCCACCACCAGCACGCCTACGCCGGCGACCTCCCGATCGGACTGACTCACGAGGAGAAGGTCGAGTACGCCGCGACCGCCTTCGAGCTGATGGGCTGGGAGGAGTTCGGCCGCCTCGTGGTGTTCACCGGGCACGCGAGCGAGACGACCAACAACCCCTACGGCTCGAGCCTCGACTGCGGCGCGTGCGCCGGCAACCCCGGCGGGCCGAACGCCCGCGTCCTCGCGGCGATCTGCGCCGACCCCGACGTGCAGGCGGAGCTGCGCGAGCGCGGCTTCGAGGTCCCGGACGACACCGTCTTCCTCGCCGGCGAGCACAACACGACGACCGACGAGGTCGAGATCTACGGCGACGTCCCCGAGAGCCACGCGGAGGACCTCGCGGAACTGCGCGCGGACCTCGACGCCGCCCGCGAGAGCGCGACCGCCGAGCGCGCCGAATCGATGGGCGCCGACCCCGCGGCGGGGGTCGACGAGACCGAGCGCCGCGCCGGCGACTGGGCCGAGACGCGTCCCGAGTGGGGGCTGGCGGGCAACGCCGGCTTCGTCGTCGGGCCGCGCGAGCTGACGAGCGACCTCGACCTCGACGGCCGCGCGTTCCTTCACTCGTACGACTGGTCGACCGACCCCGACGGCGACGCGCTCGAGGCGATCCTCGCGGGGCCGATGGTCGTTACCCAGTGGATCAACGCCCAGTACTACTTCTCGACGGTCGACAACGCGGTGTACGGAAGCGGGTCGAAGGCGACGCAGAACCCCGTCGGCAACGTCGGCGTCTACCAGGGCAACGGCGGCGACCTGATGACCGGGCTCCCCCGCCAGTCCCTCATGGCCGCCGCCGACGAGCCGTACCACCAGCCGCTCCGCCTCTCGACGGTCGTCCACGCGCCGGTCGACCGCGTCACCGAGGTCCTCGCCGACCACGGCGAGGTGACCGAGCTGCTGGACAACGGCTGGCTCTCGCTGACGGTCGTCGACCCCACCAAAGAGCACCGCGCGTTCGAGTACGACCGCGACCTGAGCTGGGTATCGACGTCGGAACCGACCGCGAGCGAGTCGGGGACGCCGGTCGAACCGGAGACGCCGACCGCGACCGAGCCGGAGACGCCGGCCGACCCGGAGGAGCGGGTCGCTCCCACCGTCGCGGACGACTGA
- a CDS encoding proton-conducting transporter transmembrane domain-containing protein: protein MSESTSKTTVGALPDATAETPFAPVALTRLAWSLFAASLAVLVARVRFGFAPEVPGVLAVDGLTVLMWVVVAFFGGVVHSYSRRYMAGSAHETRFFLAAFGFEVTVMALVAADHLALFGLLWLAMGLVMARLIGIVDEWEQARAAAAVARRYFVASAALLGVALTTLWWATDATTISGVAAAADALGGPLWLVAAVALVLAAMIQSALIPFHGWLLSSMTAPTPASALMHAGFVNAGGVLLLRFAPVVTVDGGLMLAIVAVGATSALLGKLLKSVRPDVKSKLACSTVGQMGFMIMQAGLGFFGAAITHLILHGFYKAYHFLGAGGEVERTAPGGKTGRGTGGSGVVDAAVTLATGLAGGAAFALLTGKGTSVDSGLLLVLFVVVTTLHAARGAVRHASLPASVRYGAVPLVFLPAIALYALVYRGVSALLTGLPVVAAPTELTALHWLVAAAFLGAYAAIETGAHERSHRLYVALLNWGHPRSGTVLTNAEEYDSGGVQ, encoded by the coding sequence ATGTCGGAATCCACCTCGAAGACGACGGTCGGAGCGCTCCCGGACGCGACGGCGGAGACGCCGTTCGCGCCCGTCGCACTCACGCGGCTCGCGTGGTCGCTGTTCGCCGCGAGCCTCGCGGTCCTCGTCGCCCGAGTCCGATTCGGCTTCGCCCCGGAGGTCCCCGGCGTGCTCGCAGTCGACGGACTCACCGTCCTCATGTGGGTTGTCGTCGCCTTCTTCGGCGGCGTCGTCCACAGCTACTCGCGCCGCTACATGGCGGGGAGCGCCCACGAGACGCGGTTCTTCCTCGCCGCGTTCGGCTTCGAGGTGACCGTGATGGCGCTCGTCGCGGCCGATCACCTCGCCCTGTTCGGACTGCTGTGGCTGGCGATGGGGCTGGTGATGGCGAGGCTGATCGGTATCGTCGACGAGTGGGAGCAGGCACGGGCGGCCGCGGCGGTCGCCCGGCGGTACTTCGTCGCCAGCGCCGCGCTCCTCGGCGTCGCGCTGACGACCCTCTGGTGGGCGACGGACGCGACGACGATATCCGGCGTCGCGGCGGCCGCCGACGCGCTCGGCGGCCCGCTGTGGCTCGTCGCCGCCGTCGCGCTCGTCCTCGCCGCGATGATCCAGTCCGCGCTGATTCCGTTTCACGGCTGGCTGCTCTCGTCGATGACCGCCCCCACGCCGGCGTCGGCGCTGATGCACGCCGGGTTCGTCAACGCGGGCGGCGTCCTCCTGTTGCGCTTCGCGCCGGTCGTCACCGTCGACGGCGGCCTCATGCTCGCGATCGTCGCGGTCGGAGCGACCAGCGCGCTGCTCGGAAAGCTCCTCAAGTCCGTCCGGCCGGACGTCAAGAGCAAGCTGGCCTGCTCGACGGTGGGACAGATGGGCTTCATGATCATGCAGGCCGGGCTCGGTTTCTTCGGGGCCGCGATCACCCATCTGATCCTCCACGGCTTCTACAAGGCGTACCACTTCCTCGGCGCGGGCGGGGAGGTCGAACGGACGGCCCCGGGCGGGAAGACTGGACGCGGAACGGGCGGCTCCGGCGTCGTCGACGCCGCCGTGACGCTGGCGACCGGACTGGCCGGGGGCGCGGCGTTCGCGCTGCTGACGGGGAAGGGGACGAGCGTCGACAGCGGCCTCCTGCTCGTCCTGTTCGTGGTGGTCACCACGCTCCACGCGGCGCGCGGCGCGGTCCGGCACGCGTCGTTACCGGCGTCGGTCCGCTACGGGGCGGTCCCGCTGGTCTTCCTGCCGGCCATCGCCCTGTACGCGCTCGTCTACCGGGGCGTCTCGGCGCTCCTGACCGGGCTCCCGGTCGTCGCGGCGCCGACCGAGCTGACCGCGCTCCATTGGCTCGTGGCCGCCGCCTTCCTCGGCGCGTACGCCGCGATCGAGACCGGCGCCCACGAGCGCAGCCACCGCCTCTACGTCGCGCTCCTGAACTGGGGGCACCCGCGGTCCGGAACCGTGCTGACGAACGCCGAGGAGTACGACAGCGGAGGAGTCCAATGA
- a CDS encoding amidohydrolase family protein, which translates to MEELTGTVLAGESFRPVRGRVVVEDGRIEAVEETDTESTDIVLPAFVNAHTHLGDSVAKEAAVGLTLEEAVAPPESLKHRRLAAADRADLVSAMRRTLRFMHRTGTVSCLDFRENGVAGARALREAAAPVDVDPFIFGSDDPEVLDVADGYGASGANDDEFADERAACEDRGVPFAIHAGEPDATDIHPALDLGPDLLVHMVHAGREHLERVADESVPVAVCPRANEVLGVGTPPVRELLDHATVALGTDNVMLNPPSMFREMAYTAKRFDVTASEVLRMATAAGAEVAGLDCGVVEPGRRAALLVLDGDSDNLAGSEDPVRAVVRRATALDVERVVV; encoded by the coding sequence ATGGAGGAACTCACGGGGACCGTCCTCGCCGGGGAGTCGTTCCGGCCCGTCCGCGGTCGCGTCGTCGTCGAGGACGGTCGGATCGAGGCCGTCGAGGAGACGGATACCGAGTCGACCGACATCGTTCTGCCGGCGTTCGTCAACGCCCACACGCACCTCGGGGACTCCGTCGCGAAGGAGGCGGCCGTCGGGCTGACGCTCGAGGAGGCGGTGGCCCCGCCGGAGAGCCTGAAACACCGGCGGTTGGCGGCCGCCGACCGGGCCGACCTGGTGTCGGCGATGCGACGGACGCTCCGGTTCATGCACCGGACCGGGACCGTCTCCTGTCTGGACTTCCGCGAGAACGGTGTCGCCGGGGCGCGGGCGCTCCGCGAGGCGGCGGCCCCGGTCGACGTCGACCCGTTCATATTCGGGAGCGACGACCCCGAGGTTCTCGACGTCGCCGACGGCTACGGGGCGTCCGGCGCGAACGACGACGAGTTCGCGGACGAGCGCGCAGCGTGCGAGGATCGCGGCGTCCCCTTCGCCATCCACGCCGGCGAACCGGACGCGACCGACATCCACCCGGCGCTCGACTTAGGGCCGGATCTGCTCGTCCACATGGTGCACGCCGGCCGGGAGCACCTCGAACGCGTCGCCGACGAGTCGGTCCCCGTCGCCGTCTGTCCGCGCGCGAACGAGGTCCTCGGCGTCGGCACGCCGCCGGTCCGGGAGCTGCTCGACCACGCGACGGTCGCGCTCGGCACGGACAACGTCATGCTGAACCCGCCGTCGATGTTCCGGGAGATGGCGTACACGGCGAAGCGGTTCGACGTGACGGCCAGCGAGGTGCTCCGCATGGCGACCGCCGCCGGGGCCGAGGTCGCCGGGCTCGACTGCGGCGTCGTCGAGCCCGGCCGCCGGGCGGCGCTCCTCGTCCTCGACGGCGACTCGGACAACCTGGCCGGTTCGGAGGACCCGGTGCGGGCGGTTGTCCGGCGCGCGACCGCGCTCGACGTCGAGCGAGTCGTCGTATAG
- a CDS encoding Lrp/AsnC family transcriptional regulator, whose amino-acid sequence MADEAIDDVDRAILYALQEDARNASSGDIAERTGTSDSTVRKRIQRLESDEIIKGYSADVDYQKSGYPLRMLLYCTASIPERGEMLPAILEIDGVISVQELVTGEQNLLVTAVGESDDDITPVAQELLDMGLTVADEVLVRSHETTPFGKFDAEADP is encoded by the coding sequence ATGGCCGACGAAGCGATCGACGACGTGGACAGGGCGATCCTGTACGCGTTACAGGAGGACGCCCGAAACGCCTCGTCCGGTGACATCGCGGAGCGCACCGGGACGTCGGACAGCACCGTCCGCAAACGCATCCAACGCCTCGAGTCGGACGAGATAATCAAGGGGTACAGCGCCGACGTCGACTACCAGAAGTCGGGGTATCCGCTCCGGATGCTGCTCTACTGCACCGCGTCGATCCCCGAGCGCGGCGAGATGCTCCCGGCGATCCTCGAGATCGACGGCGTCATCTCGGTACAGGAGCTGGTCACCGGCGAGCAGAACCTCCTCGTGACGGCGGTCGGCGAGTCGGACGACGACATCACGCCCGTGGCACAGGAGCTCCTCGACATGGGGCTCACCGTCGCGGACGAGGTGCTCGTCCGGAGCCACGAGACGACGCCGTTCGGTAAATTCGACGCCGAGGCCGATCCATAG